From a single Hypomesus transpacificus isolate Combined female chromosome 14, fHypTra1, whole genome shotgun sequence genomic region:
- the LOC124476660 gene encoding YY1-associated factor 2 yields MGDKKSPTRPKRQPKPSADDGYWDCSVCTYKNSAEAFKCMMCDVRKGTSTRKPRPVSQLVAQQVTQQFASPTQPKKEKKEKSEKEKSDKEPTLKKSSNKKTRPRLKNVDRSSAQHLEVTVGDLTVIITDFKEKTKPTSTSSSAASADQHSQSGSSSDNTERGVSRSSSPRGEGSVNGEAH; encoded by the exons ATGGGTGATAAGAAGAGCCCCACAAG GCCGAAGCGGCAACCTAAGCCCTCCGCCGACGATGGATACTGGGACTGTAGTGTCTGTACATACAAGAACAGTGCAGAGGCGTTCAAGTGCATGATGTGCGATGTACGAAAAGGAACGTCAACCCG GAAACCTCGCCCTGTGTCTCAATTGGTCGCACAGCAAGTTACTCAGCAGTTCGCCTCACCAACACaacccaaaaaagaaaaaaaagaaaaatcggagaaagagaagagtgaTAAGGAACCAACATTAAAAAAGAGCAGTAACAAGAAGACAAG GCCTAGGTTAAAAAATGTGGACCGGAGCAGTGCCCAACATCTGGAAGTCACCGTTGGAGACCTGACTGTCATCATCACAGACTTTAAGGAGAAAACCaagcccacctccacctcctccagtgCTGCATCAGCAGACCAGCACAGCCAAAGTGGCTCCAGCTCTGACAACACTGAACGAGGGGTGTCCAGGTCCTCATCACCTCGGGGAGAAGGCTCTGTCAACGGGGAGGCACActag